Proteins co-encoded in one Accipiter gentilis chromosome 5, bAccGen1.1, whole genome shotgun sequence genomic window:
- the CLDN20 gene encoding claudin-20 produces MASASLQFFAFILALFGVFGDITATLLPNWKVNADVGSNIITAITQMQGLWMDCTWYSTGMFSCTLKYSVLSLPVYIQAARTTMVLSCILSAFGICITTVGMKCTKLGGDPDSKSHACFAGGVCFILAGIFGLVPTSWYTREIISNFLDQSIPESSKHEPGGAVYTGFISAAFLLIAGVIFCTSCFKKQQGAWIYRPKQHHLPSTEQESNAGYNLKDYV; encoded by the coding sequence ATGGCATCAGCGAGTCTgcagttctttgcttttattctggCCTTGTTTGGTGTTTTTGGAGATATCACCGCCACCTTGCTACCCAACTGGAAGGTAAATGCAGATGTTGGTTCAAATATCATAACAGCTATAACCCAGATGCAAGGGCTTTGGATGGACTGCACGTGGTACAGCACTGGGATGTTTAGCTGTACCCTGAAATACTCCGTTCTCTCTCTCCCCGTCTACATCCAGGCTGCACGGACCACCATGGTACTGTCTTGTATCCTATCAGCCTTTGGGATCTGCATCACTACAGTTGGAATGAAATGCacaaagttgggaggggaccctGACAGCAAGAGTCATGCTTGTTTTGCTGGAGGAGTCTGCTTCATTCTTGCAGGAATCTTTGGATTAGTACCAACATCCTGGTACACGagggaaattatttcaaattttctgGACCAGAGCATTCCAGAGAGCAGTAAACATGAACCAGGAGGAGCAGTTTATACAGGATTTATTTCAGCAGCGTTTCTGCTTATTGCAGGTGTAATCTTCTGCACTTcctgttttaaaaagcagcaaggagCATGGATTTACCGTCCAAAGCAGCACCATCTTCCATCCACAGAGCAGGAGAGCAACGCAGGTTACAACCTGAAGGACTATGTGTAA